Proteins from one Ketobacter alkanivorans genomic window:
- a CDS encoding alpha/beta fold hydrolase — protein MILIMGLGSQLTLWPAQLVDNLISEGFRVIRFDNRDIGLSAVVSNGVRADLPNSMLRSRLRLPIESNYTLYDMVRDTAELLDALHIDKAHVVGASMGGMIAQLFSALYPHRTLSLTSIMSTTNEPGLPLPRWDILLNLGGFGVKKGHDKETAVMRSLQFWKKISSPKFPTPDDEIITRLQSDYDRSYRPASYLRQSHAIIATGGFKRLLSRINSPTQIVHGSSDPLVHKKGGIASAKAIRNAKLELISGMGHDFPKQLIPKLTELIVFNALQAAR, from the coding sequence ATGATCCTGATCATGGGGCTCGGCTCCCAGCTGACGCTATGGCCGGCGCAACTGGTGGATAACCTCATAAGCGAAGGTTTTAGGGTAATTCGATTCGACAATCGGGACATTGGGCTGTCGGCTGTTGTCAGCAATGGGGTAAGAGCTGATCTTCCAAATTCAATGCTGCGATCACGCTTACGTTTACCGATAGAGTCCAATTACACGCTTTACGACATGGTGAGAGACACCGCAGAATTACTGGATGCATTGCACATCGACAAAGCACACGTTGTCGGGGCATCAATGGGTGGAATGATCGCACAACTGTTCTCTGCTCTTTACCCTCACCGAACATTGAGTCTGACATCGATAATGTCGACCACCAATGAACCAGGATTACCCTTGCCACGCTGGGATATTTTATTGAACCTGGGTGGATTTGGCGTCAAGAAAGGCCACGATAAAGAAACGGCGGTCATGCGCTCATTACAATTTTGGAAGAAGATCTCAAGCCCCAAGTTCCCCACCCCTGACGATGAAATTATAACGCGACTGCAGTCTGATTATGATCGCTCCTACAGACCGGCCAGTTATCTGCGCCAAAGCCATGCCATTATCGCTACCGGTGGCTTTAAACGACTACTTTCGAGAATCAACAGCCCAACGCAGATCGTTCATGGCAGCAGCGACCCCCTGGTGCATAAAAAAGGCGGCATTGCATCCGCCAAAGCCATTCGAAACGCGAAACTGGAGTTGATTTCCGGTATGGGTCACGACTTTCCTAAACAACTCATCCCAAAGCTTACGGAACTCATTGTATTCAATGCTCTGCAGGCAGCCCGTTAA
- a CDS encoding DUF1631 family protein: protein MEKREFPREGVDIDAVFNLGEGEGNLCKIVDYSQEGMFVTLSDERYLKSVRNRLSELDSLATITFRVNSRYVAIDGVVVHQQGPGLGVKFLHPNPKHIEAIAEAAEQSQNRRASEAASIPEQGQKTLVAAKKSNLVKISNSKATSFLEDRLPEFFAALDEALLTEAEIQGSDAAQHQFFDAMSAFKKQAERIKTQVVGTIVADASDVANGRWKGKGKDQPNDAQDNTLSLVEKEDFEDWLIVRVATSRTELQFREVLIELQLRLDVAFGAEGGAHVYNPFGPSAFCHSFYQSIRPLRLSNKVERLVFKMYQEKVLSDLGTLYRTLNKMLIDADVLPDVNVSKYLANQAIKNRGSGGEKPKSDAAAETTNRPADGTEQQSESDAMRASKTMPGAVAAPAGSYQELQAGLARARTAYSTATKLWQLHSNKEAGATEGGYTAEPVMSAPVVDAYNHAIQTVRSQVLQGEANLDAPGALKHYIAQASGPDSQLREQHYESADMIENLFSNIVENSRIESSLRSDLRKLEVPLLEVLLADPSLFTADFHPARQAVNYIALLADRGSVNLNANKPIIKECIDQLIQTGNSDPEVIDSVVQKLDVLVDKERKLIERNLSRVTEACSGQEKVKSANVMVEKELQKRLGHKSVPASVLALVSNGWRDLMRLCYFREGLESRAWEMTLIVIDQLLLRILPGEYDESKVLFKSEELTKLIQKGLSKVEKSAGSTEKVVSDISALLTEGVDTDTVFGTYEQPDGYIENTSERLEKLGVSDDDKSIQRWMKRAKNLKEGQWLEFGANDENSVLNQLAWISDQFERFVFVNHHGMKVQDISIEELALKLKTGDVIVLSDSSMPAVEKGLDALIQKIYDQLAFESAHDQLTGLKTRKEFERCIAQSVARSKKNDTHYVLIFVDILQFKVINNTCGYETGDNFLREIASRIKSVVYEDGVIGRIGGNEFGVLMPIESDKKGYLLASEIKSAIEERRFVSGDQSFVITAVVSMIDFDNNNNQVLELLRSVESAAEICKKSGQKEIQVVKPGDERMEERDEVMSWVARINRALDEENLKIRCQMIYPILNKDEGLPHFEVLLTVVDENGEHLPPADFIKAAEEYSRMGSVDRWVIENVLMWMMDNQHLLSEIGGFSINLSGHSLNDETFLDFIFESLVRHQVPRQKLIFEITETTAVANLEDAADFINEMRGIGCRFSLDDFGAGQSSYAYLKRLPVDFIKIDGAFVKNISEDDVDYALVKSITEMGHFLNKKIVAEFVSTEEILEVVKDIGVDYVQGYYLGRPVMIEDLEDSLEPSHQVA from the coding sequence GTGGAAAAGCGCGAGTTTCCTCGGGAAGGAGTTGATATCGACGCCGTCTTTAACCTAGGGGAAGGGGAGGGCAATCTCTGTAAAATTGTAGATTACAGTCAGGAGGGGATGTTCGTTACCTTATCCGACGAACGCTATCTAAAGTCGGTTCGGAATCGGCTGTCCGAACTTGATTCCCTCGCTACTATCACCTTTAGAGTTAATTCCCGCTACGTTGCAATCGACGGCGTTGTGGTACATCAGCAAGGCCCTGGTTTAGGTGTTAAGTTCCTACATCCAAATCCAAAGCATATTGAAGCTATCGCCGAAGCAGCGGAGCAGTCTCAAAATCGGCGTGCTAGTGAGGCTGCTTCTATCCCAGAGCAAGGTCAGAAAACGTTAGTTGCTGCTAAAAAATCCAATCTGGTTAAAATTTCCAATTCCAAAGCCACATCATTTCTCGAAGATCGCCTACCCGAATTTTTCGCTGCACTTGATGAGGCATTGCTCACCGAGGCTGAGATTCAAGGGAGTGATGCTGCCCAGCACCAATTCTTTGATGCCATGTCTGCTTTCAAGAAACAAGCCGAACGCATCAAAACCCAGGTTGTTGGGACCATAGTCGCCGACGCCTCCGACGTTGCAAATGGTCGTTGGAAGGGGAAGGGGAAAGATCAGCCCAATGATGCCCAGGACAATACACTTTCTTTGGTTGAGAAAGAAGATTTTGAGGATTGGTTGATTGTCCGAGTAGCCACCTCCCGCACAGAGCTACAGTTCAGAGAAGTCTTAATTGAATTGCAGTTGCGTCTGGATGTGGCGTTTGGCGCTGAAGGCGGTGCCCATGTATACAACCCGTTCGGGCCATCCGCATTTTGTCATTCATTCTATCAGAGTATTCGCCCCCTTCGATTGAGCAATAAGGTTGAGCGTCTGGTATTCAAAATGTATCAAGAAAAGGTGCTGTCCGATTTGGGCACGCTGTATCGTACGCTCAATAAAATGCTAATTGACGCCGATGTTTTGCCTGATGTGAATGTGTCAAAATACTTGGCGAATCAGGCAATCAAAAATCGTGGTTCCGGCGGTGAGAAACCAAAAAGTGACGCTGCGGCAGAGACGACAAATAGGCCCGCGGACGGTACCGAACAGCAATCAGAATCGGACGCTATGCGAGCCAGTAAAACCATGCCTGGTGCTGTTGCTGCACCAGCAGGTTCGTATCAGGAGTTGCAGGCAGGATTAGCAAGGGCTAGGACAGCATACTCGACGGCAACTAAATTGTGGCAACTGCATTCCAATAAAGAAGCAGGCGCAACAGAGGGTGGATACACGGCCGAGCCGGTGATGTCAGCACCGGTTGTCGATGCCTATAACCATGCAATCCAGACCGTACGTAGTCAGGTTTTACAAGGTGAAGCTAACCTGGATGCTCCCGGAGCGCTTAAGCACTACATTGCCCAAGCGTCAGGCCCTGATTCTCAGCTTCGCGAACAGCATTATGAATCGGCTGATATGATTGAAAACCTATTCTCAAATATTGTGGAGAATAGCCGGATCGAGAGCAGCTTAAGATCGGATTTGAGAAAACTGGAAGTTCCCTTACTTGAGGTGCTGTTGGCCGATCCCTCGTTGTTCACTGCTGACTTTCATCCAGCCCGCCAGGCAGTCAATTATATTGCACTGCTTGCAGACCGGGGTAGCGTCAATCTAAATGCAAACAAACCGATTATTAAAGAATGCATCGATCAACTTATTCAGACAGGTAACTCTGATCCTGAAGTAATTGACAGTGTGGTTCAAAAACTTGATGTTCTTGTTGATAAAGAGCGTAAGTTAATTGAGCGAAATTTATCGCGTGTAACCGAAGCTTGCTCAGGGCAGGAAAAGGTTAAGTCTGCAAACGTGATGGTTGAGAAGGAGTTACAGAAGCGACTTGGACATAAGTCGGTGCCAGCGTCGGTATTGGCACTGGTTTCCAATGGCTGGCGCGACTTGATGCGATTGTGCTACTTCCGGGAAGGGCTTGAGAGCCGGGCTTGGGAGATGACACTGATTGTGATCGATCAATTACTGTTGCGTATTCTCCCAGGGGAGTACGACGAATCTAAGGTTCTTTTCAAATCTGAAGAGCTGACGAAGCTGATACAGAAAGGCCTTTCTAAAGTTGAGAAATCGGCTGGAAGTACAGAGAAAGTGGTGTCTGATATTTCTGCGTTACTAACAGAAGGAGTCGATACCGATACGGTGTTTGGCACCTATGAACAACCAGATGGCTATATAGAAAATACTTCCGAGCGCCTCGAAAAACTAGGTGTTTCTGATGATGATAAGTCTATACAACGCTGGATGAAACGCGCCAAAAATCTGAAAGAAGGGCAATGGCTGGAATTCGGTGCCAATGATGAAAATTCAGTGTTGAATCAGTTGGCTTGGATATCCGATCAGTTTGAACGCTTCGTGTTTGTTAACCACCACGGCATGAAAGTGCAGGATATATCGATTGAAGAGTTGGCATTAAAACTGAAAACCGGTGATGTTATTGTATTAAGTGATTCGAGCATGCCCGCGGTAGAGAAGGGGCTGGATGCGCTAATACAAAAAATATACGATCAGCTAGCGTTTGAGTCTGCGCACGATCAACTGACAGGGCTTAAAACTCGAAAAGAGTTTGAACGTTGCATCGCGCAGTCGGTTGCGCGATCCAAAAAGAACGATACCCATTATGTTCTTATATTTGTAGATATTCTTCAGTTTAAAGTTATCAACAATACTTGCGGATACGAAACTGGGGATAACTTTCTGCGTGAAATCGCAAGCCGCATAAAAAGCGTAGTGTATGAAGATGGTGTAATCGGTCGGATAGGCGGCAACGAATTTGGCGTACTAATGCCTATCGAATCTGATAAAAAAGGCTACTTGTTGGCATCGGAAATAAAATCTGCGATTGAAGAGCGGCGTTTTGTATCGGGAGATCAAAGTTTCGTTATTACTGCTGTTGTGTCAATGATTGATTTTGATAACAACAACAACCAGGTGCTGGAGTTGTTGAGATCGGTAGAATCTGCTGCTGAAATATGTAAAAAATCCGGTCAGAAAGAGATTCAAGTGGTTAAGCCTGGTGATGAAAGAATGGAGGAACGTGACGAAGTAATGTCTTGGGTTGCTCGAATCAATAGAGCGCTAGACGAAGAAAACCTAAAGATACGTTGCCAAATGATTTACCCCATTTTGAATAAAGATGAAGGTTTGCCGCATTTTGAGGTTCTCCTTACGGTGGTCGATGAGAATGGTGAGCACCTGCCACCCGCGGATTTTATCAAGGCTGCAGAAGAGTACAGCAGGATGGGGTCTGTTGATCGATGGGTTATAGAGAATGTTTTAATGTGGATGATGGATAACCAACATTTGCTGTCAGAAATCGGTGGTTTTTCTATCAATCTTTCCGGGCATTCACTTAACGATGAAACGTTCCTCGACTTTATATTTGAATCCCTGGTCCGGCATCAAGTGCCACGACAGAAGCTCATATTTGAGATTACCGAAACAACAGCTGTGGCTAATCTGGAAGATGCGGCAGATTTTATCAATGAAATGAGAGGGATCGGGTGTCGATTTTCTCTGGACGACTTCGGTGCAGGCCAGTCTTCATACGCCTATCTTAAGCGGCTTCCGGTCGATTTCATAAAAATTGACGGGGCGTTTGTCAAGAATATATCAGAAGATGATGTCGACTACGCCCTTGTTAAGTCCATTACTGAGATGGGTCATTTCCTCAATAAAAAGATCGTCGCAGAATTTGTGTCAACAGAGGAGATTCTAGAAGTCGTTAAGGATATTGGTGTGGATTATGTCCAAGGTTACTATCTGGGTCGGCCGGTAATGATTGAAGATTTAGAGGATTCGTTGGAGCCGTCTCATCAGGTTGCTTAG
- the ubiG gene encoding bifunctional 2-polyprenyl-6-hydroxyphenol methylase/3-demethylubiquinol 3-O-methyltransferase UbiG: protein MTNPRPTTSDPAEIQRFNQLATTWWNPDGPMWPLHLLNRFRVEVILDVLHEQGTIDRYQPKPLAGKSVLDIGCGGGILSEALCRLGAQVTATDTAANSINIAKQHATSAKLNIHYHCTDITNLSEQFDLVFNLEVVEHVTDLRAFMNSSCERVADGGSLFLSTINKSLKSYLFAIIGAEYVLRLLPKGTHQWSKFVTPHKMQNLLSEQGLQLFWRSGVSLNPFNKQYKLVQSEAVNYMMAANKPRDSSR, encoded by the coding sequence ATGACAAACCCTCGGCCTACCACGTCAGACCCTGCAGAAATTCAGCGTTTCAACCAACTGGCGACAACTTGGTGGAACCCTGATGGCCCCATGTGGCCTCTCCACCTATTGAATCGTTTCCGCGTGGAAGTGATATTGGATGTACTGCATGAGCAAGGCACAATAGACCGCTATCAACCTAAACCTCTAGCAGGCAAATCCGTATTGGACATTGGATGTGGGGGCGGCATCTTATCGGAGGCCTTATGCCGACTGGGTGCCCAGGTTACGGCAACGGATACCGCAGCCAATAGCATCAATATAGCGAAACAACATGCAACAAGCGCCAAACTCAACATCCATTATCATTGCACCGACATCACCAACCTGTCCGAGCAATTTGACTTGGTATTCAACCTGGAAGTAGTGGAACACGTTACAGACCTCCGTGCATTTATGAACTCCAGCTGTGAACGGGTTGCAGATGGCGGCTCTCTGTTTTTATCAACCATCAATAAAAGCCTGAAGAGCTACTTGTTTGCTATTATCGGCGCTGAATACGTGTTGCGTTTACTGCCCAAGGGAACCCATCAATGGTCTAAATTTGTTACCCCGCATAAGATGCAGAACCTTCTGTCTGAACAGGGGCTGCAGCTTTTCTGGCGCAGCGGCGTGTCCCTAAATCCCTTCAACAAACAATATAAACTGGTACAATCGGAGGCTGTTAACTACATGATGGCAGCTAATAAGCCTAGAGACTCGTCCCGATGA
- a CDS encoding ion transporter — translation MKVNIQNLKKSHQLTLFAVDVLMLSLISINLIFIIFDSLYASEVMRNGLTWLLPGLSQFYGEHIHPDFVSYDLIFVAIFIAEFLVRWAVAIYQKTYHRWFFYPFIHWYDVIGCIPVGSFRWLRLLRIFSILYRLQKFGVIDLRNSAPGRFFAKYYNVVVEEVSDRVVVNVLDGVQDEVKQGSPVIEKILVQVLIPHKALIANWLTVKINEICDDVYVPNQDTLKRYIRDSLAESIQKDTKISALESIPVVGPRLVEVIDQTVSDVVFDVVDGLMLDLGKQETDHIVRELLDGVIHKLLQPSDEFNDASKALLMDALDIIKSEVQVQRWRGAAAT, via the coding sequence ATGAAAGTAAACATCCAGAATCTGAAGAAGAGCCATCAACTGACATTATTTGCGGTTGATGTTCTGATGCTGTCTCTTATTTCCATAAACCTGATCTTTATTATTTTTGATTCGCTATATGCCAGTGAAGTTATGCGGAATGGACTAACCTGGTTGTTGCCTGGATTGTCTCAGTTCTATGGTGAACACATTCATCCCGATTTTGTCTCGTATGATCTTATCTTTGTGGCAATATTTATAGCAGAGTTTCTTGTCCGGTGGGCAGTTGCTATATACCAGAAAACCTATCATCGCTGGTTCTTCTATCCCTTCATACATTGGTATGACGTGATCGGGTGTATTCCCGTAGGTTCATTCAGATGGTTAAGACTATTACGGATATTCTCTATTCTGTATCGCCTCCAGAAATTTGGTGTCATTGATTTGCGTAATTCGGCTCCTGGCCGTTTTTTTGCCAAGTATTATAATGTGGTGGTTGAGGAAGTTTCAGACCGTGTAGTCGTGAATGTTCTTGATGGCGTACAGGATGAGGTCAAACAGGGTAGCCCTGTTATTGAAAAAATACTCGTTCAGGTGTTGATACCTCACAAGGCGCTGATTGCCAATTGGCTTACCGTCAAGATCAACGAAATTTGTGATGATGTTTATGTCCCCAATCAGGATACATTGAAGCGCTATATTCGAGACTCGCTGGCTGAGTCTATTCAGAAAGACACAAAGATATCTGCTCTCGAGTCGATTCCGGTTGTAGGGCCAAGGCTGGTGGAGGTAATCGATCAGACAGTCAGTGATGTTGTGTTTGATGTTGTAGATGGTCTAATGCTTGATCTCGGTAAGCAGGAAACCGATCATATAGTCAGGGAGCTATTAGATGGCGTTATTCATAAGCTTCTGCAGCCTTCTGATGAATTTAATGACGCAAGCAAAGCTCTACTGATGGACGCTTTGGATATAATAAAGTCTGAAGTTCAGGTTCAACGATGGAGAGGGGCGGCTGCTACATGA
- the ppnN gene encoding nucleotide 5'-monophosphate nucleosidase PpnN has protein sequence MTAKVASTTVTPEAALELLSPTEVNQLVNQTDADLFKIFRRCALAVLNTGNNSDDTNEIMEEYADFGIRFIRQARGIKLQLTNAPASAFVDGKMIRGIREQLFSVLRDVVYITNEIRNSGRFNLTTQAGITDAVFHILRNANVVRKGDVNPLVVCWGGHSISRDEYDFTKDVGYHLGLRDMNIITGCGPGAMKGPMKGAAIGHAKQHIQNRRYIGITEPGIIAAESPNPIVNELVIMPDIEKRLEAFVRMAHSIIVFPGGVGTAEEILYILGLLLHPSNKRMPFPLVFAAAEKNKAYFDTINHFIASTLGAEAQSRYRVISADCAEVARSVRKGSDDVLLYRRRSKDSFYFNWKLNIPKDLQTPFEPTHDSMSRLNLSKDQPIHMLAANLRRAFSGIVAGNVKEQGIALIRKHGPFQLKGDPEIMAALDMLLRTFVEQNRMKIGEGTYKPCYQVVT, from the coding sequence ATGACAGCGAAAGTAGCCAGTACCACCGTGACACCTGAAGCGGCCTTGGAGCTGCTTTCTCCTACCGAAGTGAATCAGTTGGTTAATCAAACCGATGCAGACCTATTCAAAATATTTCGTCGTTGCGCATTAGCAGTATTGAATACCGGCAATAATAGCGACGACACCAACGAGATCATGGAAGAATATGCAGATTTCGGCATTCGCTTTATTCGTCAGGCACGAGGAATCAAACTCCAACTGACAAACGCCCCTGCTTCTGCATTCGTAGATGGAAAAATGATCCGTGGTATTCGCGAGCAGCTGTTCTCGGTGCTACGAGATGTGGTGTACATCACCAATGAGATACGCAACTCAGGTCGATTCAACTTAACGACTCAGGCAGGCATTACCGATGCCGTATTCCATATATTACGTAACGCCAACGTAGTGCGAAAAGGCGATGTTAATCCGCTTGTGGTTTGCTGGGGCGGTCACTCCATCAGTCGCGACGAATACGATTTCACCAAAGATGTCGGATATCACCTGGGATTGCGTGATATGAACATCATCACCGGGTGCGGACCGGGTGCAATGAAAGGCCCGATGAAAGGTGCAGCCATCGGCCACGCGAAACAACATATTCAAAACCGGCGCTACATCGGTATAACCGAGCCAGGCATCATTGCAGCGGAATCACCCAATCCGATCGTTAATGAACTGGTGATCATGCCCGATATTGAAAAGCGCCTGGAAGCGTTTGTACGGATGGCGCACAGCATCATCGTGTTCCCCGGTGGGGTTGGTACAGCCGAAGAGATTCTCTATATCCTGGGCCTATTGCTGCACCCCAGCAACAAGCGCATGCCCTTTCCTTTGGTGTTTGCAGCGGCAGAGAAGAACAAAGCCTATTTCGACACCATCAATCATTTTATTGCCAGCACATTAGGGGCCGAAGCACAGTCTCGCTATCGAGTCATCAGCGCCGACTGTGCGGAAGTCGCACGCTCCGTACGTAAAGGCTCAGATGACGTGCTGCTCTATCGCAGAAGATCCAAGGATTCATTCTACTTTAATTGGAAACTGAACATCCCCAAGGACCTGCAGACGCCGTTCGAACCTACGCATGACTCCATGTCACGACTCAACCTCAGCAAGGACCAGCCCATACACATGCTGGCTGCCAACCTTCGACGCGCTTTCTCTGGAATTGTCGCAGGCAATGTCAAAGAACAGGGTATAGCGCTGATTCGCAAGCATGGCCCGTTTCAGTTAAAAGGTGATCCTGAAATCATGGCAGCACTGGATATGTTGTTACGAACCTTTGTAGAGCAGAACCGAATGAAAATAGGCGAAGGCACCTATAAGCCATGCTACCAGGTTGTTACATGA
- a CDS encoding DUF2806 domain-containing protein, whose product MSQSLLRIQLLKKLWVHLTPKEAFGLSSPDKIQRSGQTLGEVRRKELSHILTIERQLHELRRGHASLDPTGKIIRSAEIRDIREVKFASIIENSDQIEVEQESLPDIAKMISNAEEVYRYDALERLLRLQKLYLLTERIILGLEVAEIDKGALDRRWFNRWKINASESSNGALQQLWARILVRELINPGTTSLRALEYLSYFGLEDAENLNKLGGWACGDFIYRSALQALPRVFDSALFEQLEEQGIVRGVYGKVLSKTLLSQSEDHFTCDLKLAGKLLNISSNQPRPELHVPAYMITSIGRELISLVNATADMEYLEAMVQDLHARGMSVTLSDKPESTRHTHII is encoded by the coding sequence GTGAGTCAATCTTTATTGAGAATTCAGTTACTTAAGAAGCTTTGGGTGCATCTGACACCGAAAGAGGCTTTTGGCTTATCCTCGCCTGATAAAATTCAGCGCTCTGGTCAGACATTAGGCGAAGTGCGCAGAAAAGAGCTTTCCCATATTCTCACCATCGAGCGGCAGCTGCATGAGCTGCGTCGTGGCCACGCCAGCCTAGATCCCACCGGAAAAATCATCAGATCTGCCGAGATTCGCGATATCCGTGAGGTTAAATTTGCCTCAATCATTGAGAATAGCGACCAAATCGAAGTTGAGCAGGAGTCCTTACCGGACATCGCCAAGATGATCAGCAACGCCGAAGAAGTCTATCGCTATGATGCTTTGGAGCGATTGTTGAGGTTGCAGAAGCTATACCTGCTAACTGAGCGAATCATCCTCGGGTTGGAGGTTGCGGAGATTGATAAGGGCGCTTTGGATCGGCGTTGGTTTAATCGTTGGAAAATCAACGCCAGTGAGTCATCAAACGGCGCACTCCAACAGCTATGGGCGCGAATTTTGGTGCGCGAATTGATCAACCCCGGCACAACCAGTTTACGAGCGCTTGAATACCTATCTTATTTTGGGTTAGAAGACGCAGAAAATCTAAATAAATTAGGCGGCTGGGCCTGTGGTGACTTCATCTATAGAAGCGCGTTGCAAGCTTTGCCCAGAGTGTTTGATAGTGCGCTATTTGAACAACTGGAAGAGCAGGGTATTGTTCGAGGTGTTTACGGTAAAGTACTGAGCAAAACACTGCTTAGCCAAAGTGAAGATCATTTCACTTGCGACTTGAAACTAGCCGGAAAGCTTCTGAATATCAGCAGCAATCAGCCTCGCCCAGAATTGCATGTGCCTGCGTATATGATCACCAGTATTGGTCGGGAGCTCATAAGCCTGGTGAATGCGACCGCCGATATGGAATACCTTGAAGCCATGGTGCAGGATCTCCATGCACGCGGTATGAGCGTTACCCTCTCAGATAAGCCAGAAAGTACAAGGCATACTCACATCATCTAA
- a CDS encoding amidase, with protein sequence MITFKEYQRLDGLALAQEIKAGNLQSSDVIECAISRLEQVNPKINAVVAKYFDLALSRAATNCLDGDFAGVPILLKDLLGSLKGCHTGSGSLAYKNEVADHTSTLYQRYSDMGLIFLGKTNTPELGLLATTEPVANGPSRNPWNLNKTTGGSSGGSAAAVAAGITPIASAGDGGGSIRIPASCCGLFGLKPSRGINPLGPLAESWDGAVSEHVITRSVRDSLAALKGSAGTDAYSHVPGILPSDFFVAAEQPIDRPLKIGFYQHSFYGGCVDKSCKDAVLAAVKLLRDLDHEVEEIELELDADKLISCYGDIYAANVNAEVADLVKRYGKAFVRSHVEPLTYFIYLIGNRFSAGEYILSKRRWAELSKLMDSFHDQHDVLLTPTMATPPFDLGTMTNSPVEKLLMNAANKAGVSQYASRELLYQFSKPQLQKVPFTQLANLTGQPAMSVPLYWNHEGLPIGVQFVARRMQDPLLFRLAAQLEIAKPWFDKVPDL encoded by the coding sequence ATGATCACTTTCAAAGAGTATCAGCGTTTGGATGGGCTTGCTTTGGCGCAGGAGATTAAAGCAGGCAATTTGCAAAGCTCAGATGTTATCGAGTGCGCGATATCGCGCCTGGAACAGGTCAACCCGAAAATCAATGCTGTGGTAGCCAAATATTTCGATCTAGCGTTGAGTCGGGCGGCTACAAATTGTCTGGATGGCGATTTTGCGGGCGTACCGATTTTGCTTAAGGATCTGCTGGGTTCGCTCAAAGGCTGTCATACAGGTTCTGGCTCGCTTGCCTATAAAAATGAAGTGGCTGACCATACAAGCACCCTGTACCAGCGTTATTCTGATATGGGTTTGATTTTTTTAGGAAAGACCAATACTCCAGAGCTTGGGCTGCTGGCCACAACCGAGCCAGTGGCTAATGGGCCAAGTCGAAATCCATGGAACCTTAACAAAACAACCGGAGGCTCAAGTGGCGGCTCGGCAGCTGCAGTTGCTGCTGGGATTACTCCTATCGCTTCGGCCGGAGATGGTGGTGGATCGATTCGAATTCCGGCTTCCTGTTGCGGCTTGTTTGGGCTGAAGCCCAGTCGGGGGATCAACCCGCTGGGCCCTTTAGCTGAATCCTGGGATGGTGCCGTAAGCGAGCATGTCATCACTCGCTCTGTTCGCGATTCATTGGCTGCTTTAAAGGGTTCAGCCGGTACTGATGCATATTCTCATGTTCCCGGAATATTGCCTTCTGATTTCTTTGTGGCCGCAGAGCAACCTATCGATCGCCCATTGAAGATAGGATTTTATCAGCACTCTTTCTATGGGGGATGTGTTGATAAAAGCTGTAAAGATGCTGTGTTGGCTGCAGTGAAACTATTGCGCGATCTTGATCACGAAGTGGAAGAAATCGAACTTGAATTAGACGCTGATAAACTCATTTCTTGTTATGGCGATATATATGCTGCAAACGTCAACGCAGAAGTCGCTGATCTTGTAAAACGCTATGGCAAGGCGTTTGTTCGTAGCCATGTCGAACCTCTTACCTATTTTATATATTTGATAGGGAATAGATTCTCTGCCGGTGAATATATTCTGTCCAAGCGCCGCTGGGCTGAACTTAGCAAGTTAATGGATTCATTTCATGATCAGCATGACGTACTGCTTACACCCACAATGGCAACGCCGCCATTCGATCTGGGGACGATGACCAATAGCCCTGTAGAGAAATTGCTGATGAATGCAGCTAATAAGGCAGGCGTGTCGCAATACGCTTCTCGAGAACTGTTGTATCAGTTCAGTAAGCCCCAGCTTCAGAAGGTTCCATTTACTCAGTTAGCAAATCTAACTGGCCAGCCTGCAATGTCTGTCCCGCTATATTGGAATCATGAGGGGCTTCCCATTGGGGTTCAGTTCGTTGCCCGAAGAATGCAGGATCCGCTGTTGTTCAGATTGGCAGCACAACTGGAAATTGCCAAGCCTTGGTTTGATAAAGTGCCTGATCTTTAG